The Apostichopus japonicus isolate 1M-3 chromosome 20, ASM3797524v1, whole genome shotgun sequence nucleotide sequence TGTGTTGCATAAAAGTGTTACATATAGTTTTAATAACagagataaaacaaataatatagtTGCTTTTTCACTTGAAGCTTTGGGATCAAGTCAATCATCAACTTACAAACTGCTGGAGAACATTCTAGCTGCGGACCTGGTCTTCATGAGAGCGGATTCTCGTATGACCCTCAGGAATTCATGGATAATGGAGGTGAACTACTTAAATATTGAAGCATTTTCTCCATTATTATGTACCTGTATCTTCTAAAGATAAATATTCAATGTCAATACATTCAGATTATTCAACCTCACACACTGTTTAGCTTAGATTCTAGTGTTTGAGATGTTTCCAGTTTGTGATGTGGCAGCTTCCTGCTTATgatcatcaaatatttcaaagatatGATATGTAAATTTCAGCTTGCTAATACATGTGCTCTAGACACCTACCTGTACAATGATAACCCATCAGTAAAGACATGGTGGAGTAAAAATAGTCCAgaatttacatgttttttttcactATTTTGTAAGCTCTAATATTTTGGAATAGTACTGGTCTAGCAAATCATTGCTCTCCTGGTCTGGCTGTTGATaccacattttcttttgttctcatctcttacagtttttttttataattttggcTGGGATGATTATGGAGTTCGTTCTTTGCAGTTCCTGTTGGACATGGTAAAAGTGATGGCTTTTGCGATCAAACAAGGGAAGGTGAGATAATTTAAATTGATGGATAATTGTTTGGAATGTTCTCATAttaataaacataaataaactTTCAATTAATGAGTAAAAATACTTGGGCCAGATAAAATGTAAAGATATTCTGCTTTCTTtatacagaaagaaagaaatatgctTGTGAGCAAACAGTGTTGAAAACCTTGCTAACTGTCAACTGCTGCACAAAGCAACACAAGATGGTTTTGTGCTGGACATATCAAATGATACGTACTACAAGTACTCAGTTCACATGTCAGTGTCATGGGTTTCTGTTCAACATGTCACTTGACCTCAGCAAacaatttatccagtatcacattgcaaaatgctatacaaactggtcaagttgctatacaagtgtaaagatgtatatATTATTCTACATAGTTTTCTACACAGGAACTCTAGTATTCAATGAGATCAAATATCAGAGCCTTCAAAATTGAACACTAACTTATGCCCTGGGTGACCTTAAACAGTGCTGATGTTGTAGACCAATGTTTCAGTGGAGCAGCTTTTCAAGACTGGAGGGAGATAGGAGAATGAATGTCAGGGCACACAGTCTCAAGCGGGTGGACTATTGAAGTGTAACAGCTTTTCTAGGCATGATAGAGTGCAATATATAGAAGACAGGACCCATGCGATAGTAAACACTCAGACCAACAGGTTAAAGTTAGTTTCATTAGACCTGACCATTTCTCAATCTCTCCTCTATCCAGGTGGCTGTACACTGCCATGCTGGGAAGGGTCGTACCGGTGTTCTGATAGCATGCTATCTTATCTACTCTCAGAGGATGGACGGTGATAACGCCGTTCACTACATCAGACAGAAGAGGTATAATTCCTttgataatgtaaaaaaaagtcaTGTTGGGTCAGAAAGAAAGCTCATAGTGTCAAATTATTTACATGAATCTCTCGACAACGACATTTCATGGGGAAGATGCAATCCTCTGCGTCAGATAGAAGAGGTGGTTATTTTGATCGTAAGAAagaatacaaaaagaaaaaagaaggcaTGCCAGGTCAGAATATATAgttgttaattttaattctgGGGTCTGTTAATCAAGTCTGGTAACAAGAAATTTGTACCTtctttgtatttatgtatatatatatatatatatatgaactttAAGAAGtgttcatttcttttttctattttacatCTGCTTTAGGCCAGGTTCAGTCCAGACATCGACTCAAGTTGAAGTTTGTCAGCAGTTTGCTCAGTATCTGATTCCTCTCAGGATGATATTCTCAGCTTCGtgagtttctttttcttcactCGTGTGCAAAGTTTCACCATTCAAATCACTTCATCACATTATGCTTTTAGAAGAGAGAAACTATCTACTCTAGTGTGATATTTGTATGTGCGTTTGTAATGTCCTGGCAAACTTCTGATAATAGAAATTATACATTGCAGAATTAAGGATATGCCTTGGAACCTGaataggttagggttagggccACCTAAATAGAGGAGAGATTAGGTTAGAAAGATATTTATTACCATAGCATGACAACTAGGTAGCAACACTGTGTGAAAGCCGAATTGCTTTAAACACAATCAGCAGTGGATTAACAAGTTTTGGAAATGTTTACGTCAGTGAAGAGGGTTAAAGTGTCGTGCAGTGATAAGGGTGTCCTTCCTGATTGCACTAGGATTCTCATTCATGTCTACCAAGACCAAAACCAGCAATTCCCTGACCCTGGTATGTTTTTCAGATATGAAACAACATCCATTCCGTCATTTTGAGGAGTGATGTTCATCGCTATTAGGAATGCTATCGCCGAGGCTAAATTATGTCCATGTTGCTTATGGTCTTCATCACAGCCCACTGATGTACCAGTACTGattattttattgtcttattcAAACCTAATTCACAAAGGTTGGacagttactaaacaaaacagaaCCATAGATTGATAGTTTCAAGGCTTTATTTGAAACCATCATCCAAGATGTTCTATTTATAAAGGTTTTGTTCAATGTGAAAGAGTTAGGTGGGAGGACATACAGGCGTGTAGccaggggggcgaaggggcgaccgccccccctcccttgagcatatttttttgtacgtttttctgatatcgctagtaatttcaaaatagaaaattcaaaatagatgcaacttgcaaggcctgggaagtgccatttccagcgatctgggaggcattttcggccaaaattttcttgtacgcttcccgccaacccatggtggcgctacgcttagatagtttccaatgcccAATCTAcagctctgataatttgcctaaaGGTTctcccctcccttggcaaattcctcgctatgcTCCTGAGGACATATCTCATGGtgataaatacaaaaatactaTTTCATAAGGAAAATAGTAAAGATTATTTTCTGAAGATTATTTTTGTCCCTTCAGGGATCCTAGAGCGTATCCATTTACTCTGGGGCAGTTCCTGAACAGACAGAAATTGATGCTGCATGGGTACGAAGCAAGAGAGTTAAAATACAAACCAAAGGTAGGACACGTTTGGAAATACTATACTCTTCCCGACCGGAAAACATGAGAATTATCCTCTTTCCTATCCTCAATTTTGGAGAAAGTTTCACAGGAAAGTGGAGTGGAAGATAACAagattttattgtattgtttaaCATTATTAGTTTTCAATTAAGTGCTTTTCTGGGGGGACCTACTCCCTGGAACCACCATTGTAGAGTCTGTACGGAAGGTGAATTGGGTAGGTTTAGGTGGGGGGGACTGTTTATTGAGAAATAGCATTTAATTCTGCCAAAATACAATgcaattattaatttttatatttaattttcctCTCGTTCATGATCAAGCACTTGTACCTTCGTCTTTTATCGAAAACTCTTACAGATAATTTACGTCATATGGAAGAGGCTTCTGTCCTTAGCTCACGACAAGGATTATAAATTTGACCTTGAAGAGGACAATTATGACATCATGTACCAGATGTCTCCTCGTGCATTCCAGGAGATGAGAGACGCTATGGACAGCACATGTAGCTCCGTGGAGTCTATTTCTCAAGGGAACAGTTCAACCCTCGGTAGCTCTCGCTATCGGGACAACTCCTCTGCGTCGGACACGTCCTCTATATCTGATAGCGAAGCGACCAGGAAGCCAGTGATCGAGAAGAAAATGTCAATTCTGCTGTCCAAGGACGGAAGGAGCTCAGAGTCGGACTGTGAGGTAGCCGAAGGAGTGGCCAGGGCTCTGGCTTTTAACAAATTGGGAAAGCGAAGTGGAATGTCACCAGAACAAGAATCTGCCTCGTTGGTGAGAAGTCTCTCTTTACTCTTTTgatttttcattgaaatatctctGTGGATCTGCAAGACAACTTGGGATGAACGTATATATGTCAAACTTTTGTTCGGACTTCAGAATTCATCGGAATGTGTGTCTTGAATGTGTTCCCCTCTGCATTAGCTTTCTTTGAACTAATCTGTGTGGGTATTGTAACATTAGGTTGTGGCACAGTCAGTGCGACACGTAGTTTCAAACTCATCTATAGGCATTTACACAATTACTCAGTTACAAAACACTGAATCAGGTTGATTTGTAGTTATGTTTCCTCAAAGTCACAGTCAATTCCTTTCACATTCCATTACTCTCTGTATTcactatatatgttttatatatgttgtgtaaaaacaaattaaataaacgaaaataaaaattaacaaaattcgCTTGATCAATCCTCTTGTTATTTGTTCCTTCCTTGAGTGCGATACTCAGTAGTCACAAGTTTGTAATGTTTTCTGTCCATCGAACTTTCATAACTTAGATTAATGTTTAGTTTCACTAGCTCAATAGACAATCTGAAAAACAAGCATTGGCAAAGGAATATCCTCATATGTATATGTAGGGTATCCATTAAGGCCTATTcacaaaagataaaaaaagaaaactttccAGAGGTGAACTTTTGCACAGTTTCtctattattattgttacctATCAGATAATCTATCATAATATTAGTTATTCCTTCAAGattcactttatttttttttttttttatttctttgtttctttttcccccATATCTTACATAGCAATTGCAACAGAGAATTAATTCACTGCAAGTAAGTATTACAATTTGTATAATTTCATCTTTCTTATTAATATGGTAAAAAGCCTTTGTTTGAAATGACACTGCATACTCTGGCCGGTCCTCTGttactgtttgttttttaatcttCCTGTATTGATTGGTTGATAGAGTTAGTGCAGGATGGTTGGTTGATCAACCTCAATTACAAACACTCTGCATTGTCTCACATTTGAGCTGATTTATCTGATTAGTCCTCTAACTGTGCCatctaggagtgttagctcagtggttaacgccggtgcctttcaatcataaggtcccgagtttgagtcactccaagattaatgtatgtcgtccagttacagagttgttgacaattgacaattcataatcctggacattaaatatgaatctaagagactgacttcggtcagcttggggctttgatgagccaatgatggcttcttcgcgagttcctgcttgcaggaggatctaatatacatacatttagAGAACTTCTTCCTGCAGGTCATAAGTATAACtgttagcatgctaaaatttgaGGCATCACTGAATTTCAGTCTCAAAAGTTGAAATCAGTATTTTGCTTCCTTTTTTCTTCAACATGCAGAGAGAAAGTATAGAAAGGACACCATGGCAACAAGTTTGATACATCATAGTACATTTGATTCATAGTCTGCCAATGATAAAAAAATCCATGAAATGCTGACACTAATATTTGTCTTTCCTTAGGAAAATTTAAATGCAAGCAATGCATCATGGGATCTCCTAGTTACTGAGAATGATCCTCTGTTCCTTGCGAGTCTGATGTGGTCTTGGTTTCTACATTTGAAGGTTTGTCTCTGTGATTTGGGTTTTCcttctgtttctctttttttatttccctttttcttctctttttagGTCTGGCTGACTAAAGTAAAGTGAAGTATTTCATGCAAGAGCTATTGATACTTGACACATATGTAATGGTCTTACAAATTGAAGTAAAGCCCAAAGCAACAGCCTTAACAGTCAATTAGAATTCTGACAATTGGTGTTTATTGGAAGTATTAGTCATTGGTCTATCCCCCATAGCACTTGTTACTCTATTCCATTATCAATTAGATGATTAAAATGGAATTTATTCTCTGAAGAAAATAGTCCATCTTGCAAAGGACATTTGGATCCATGTTAGATGGTTTGCCTCAATCACTTTCCAAGATATCTAAGTTGTAAGAGATTAAACTTGTGAAAAAATTTGGAGTTGTGGAAGAATATGTTTCTGAAGAACAGTGAAAAGCTTATCCTTCCTTTGTCTGGCAAGAATTCTCAAAATCAATTCTCCAACGTACAGAGAAACATTGGAATGCTACAGAGGTAATTCTGCCAAAGAATAAGGGGGTCCCTCACCCCTCTCTCTATTGAACCATGAATTAATACCCCTCCTGGCAATGTGATAATCTAATGTGAATGAATCCAACTCACATGGTGATGTCTTTTTCACAAATAATTACGATTCAGGTTTCAGCCATGACGGGAGAAGACGTGCAATCGTTAGTAGATGCTG carries:
- the LOC139962034 gene encoding protein tyrosine phosphatase domain-containing protein 1-like, which gives rise to MSTEDEDSLSESVGPHINTIERLSGKYGSLMDSVRRRAPEPLKCSLGCGGKNCKYCNPGKFAEDDMAIRGLYSHWITKDVLATSRPIGEFMERYNITNQFKSFGIKSIINLQTAGEHSSCGPGLHESGFSYDPQEFMDNGVFFYNFGWDDYGVRSLQFLLDMVKVMAFAIKQGKVAVHCHAGKGRTGVLIACYLIYSQRMDGDNAVHYIRQKRPGSVQTSTQVEVCQQFAQYLIPLRMIFSASDPRAYPFTLGQFLNRQKLMLHGYEARELKYKPKIIYVIWKRLLSLAHDKDYKFDLEEDNYDIMYQMSPRAFQEMRDAMDSTCSSVESISQGNSSTLGSSRYRDNSSASDTSSISDSEATRKPVIEKKMSILLSKDGRSSESDCEVAEGVARALAFNKLGKRSGMSPEQESASLQLQQRINSLQENLNASNASWDLLVTENDPLFLASLMWSWFLHLKVSAMTGEDVQSLVDAENPAAEFKRLPKGLYHTIDFMLSTLIKFPSIPSKVEEAVLGRICEVLTFSVREMDSSVTLKKTLKKCLISIVDHKRTRRKIKP